A region from the Hydra vulgaris chromosome 08, alternate assembly HydraT2T_AEP genome encodes:
- the LOC100203455 gene encoding mitochondrial substrate carrier family protein ucpB: MKKFYLKRYLVYNTSFVEMVFPLDNPNPIRKRYEDYIRFFCSAVAVSSAAFLTNPIDVVKVRIQLDNALSENKNIFANRKYKGLVRGVSLIVREEGFKGLYKGVVPSVLRDGTYSTLRLGSYEPAKNFLGASSVYAPLWKKLLAGAIVGGISSAICNPTDVVKIRMQAEGALQIGEKPRYNSTFSAFRDILKTEGVRGLWKGVVPTVIRASILTASQIPTYDHTKCLVLRNNIMDDGLRLHFVASMFSGLVTAFMTNPVDVIKTRIMSENVVANKSLVYVSTTACFAKILKSEGVLGFYKGFMPNWMRLGPHTVITFLIFERLRYAFGLKPL, encoded by the exons atgaaaaaattttatttaaaaagatatttagtttataatacAAGTTTCGTTGAAATGGTTTTTCCATTGGATAATCCTAATCCAATTCGCAAAAGATATGAAGATTATATTCGCTTCTTCTGCTCAGCGGTTGCTGTATCATCTGCTGCGTTTC ttacaAATCCTATTGACGTAGTAAAAGTTCGCATTCAATTAGATAATGCACTttcagaaaacaaaaatatctttgcGAATCGGAAGTACAAAGGATTAGTTAGAGGAGTCAGCCTAATAGTTCGAGAAGAAGGCTTTAAAGGATTATATAAagg TGTTGTTCCTTCTGTTCTTCGAGATGGAACTTACAGTACACTAAGATTAGGATCCTATGAACCTGCTAAAAATTTCCTTGGAGCTTCATCGGTGTATGCACCattatggaaaaaattattagcaGGTGCAATAGTTGGAGGTATAAGTAGCGCCATATGCAATCCCACGGATGTAGTAAAAATCAGAATGCAAGCGGAGGGTGCACTTCAAATTG gCGAAAAACCACGTTATAATAGTACATTTTCTGCGTTTCGAGATATTTTGAAAACGGAGGGCGTGCGTGGATTGTGGAAAGGTGTTGTTCCAACTGTAATTCGTGCTTCTATATTGACAGCATCTCAAATACCAACATATGATCATACTAAATGCTTAGTTTTACGAAACAACATCATGGACGATGGTTTAAGGCTGCATTTTGTCGCATCCATGTTCTCAGGATTAGTTACCGCATTTATGACTAATCCTGTTGATGTGATTAAAACCCGAATAATGAGTGAAAATGTTGTTGCAAACAAAAGCTTGGTATACGTGTCTACAACAGCATGTTTtgcaaaaatacttaaaagcgAAGGAGTTTTAGGATTTTATAAAGGGTTTATGCCTAATTGGATGCGTTTAGGCCCACATactgttattacatttttaatatttgaacgACTTAGATATGCCTTTGGTTTAAAACCGTTGTAG